A region from the Deinococcus fonticola genome encodes:
- a CDS encoding aspartate-semialdehyde dehydrogenase, whose translation MRVAIVGATGAVGHELMQVLEQSQQRGSLKIDELQLYASPRSAGKTLPFGGQDLTVQVTPEGPIDADIVLASAGGSVSLALAHQWASEGAIVIDNSSAFRYDADVPLVVPEVNGPEALKHKGIIANPNCTTAIAVVAVAPIHRKYGVKRMIVSTYQATSGAGQKGMDELLAETHKVLHGQQASHQEFVHPIPFNVIPHIDAFQDNGYTKEEMKVAWETHKILGDDSIKVSCTAVRIPTLRTHSEAITLELEHPATPDEIRELLSSAPGVEVRDNPGGKLYPMPLTASGKYDVEVGRIRQSLVFDGGIDLFVAGDQLLKGAALNAVQIAEYLQEHGAIKQKAGV comes from the coding sequence ATGCGCGTAGCGATTGTCGGAGCCACCGGGGCCGTAGGACACGAACTGATGCAGGTGCTGGAGCAGTCCCAGCAGCGGGGCAGCCTGAAGATCGACGAGTTGCAGCTGTACGCTTCCCCGCGCAGCGCCGGGAAAACCCTGCCGTTTGGCGGGCAGGACTTGACGGTGCAGGTGACGCCCGAAGGCCCCATCGACGCCGACATCGTGCTGGCGTCGGCCGGCGGCAGTGTCAGCCTGGCGCTGGCGCACCAGTGGGCCAGTGAAGGGGCCATCGTCATCGACAACAGCAGCGCCTTCCGCTATGACGCCGACGTGCCGCTGGTCGTGCCGGAAGTGAACGGCCCAGAGGCCCTGAAGCACAAGGGCATCATTGCCAACCCGAACTGCACCACCGCCATCGCCGTGGTCGCGGTGGCCCCCATTCACCGCAAGTACGGCGTGAAACGCATGATCGTCAGCACCTACCAGGCCACCAGCGGCGCAGGCCAGAAGGGCATGGACGAACTGCTGGCCGAGACCCACAAGGTGCTGCACGGCCAGCAGGCCAGCCATCAGGAATTCGTTCACCCCATTCCCTTCAACGTGATTCCGCACATCGACGCCTTTCAGGACAACGGCTACACCAAAGAGGAAATGAAGGTCGCGTGGGAGACGCACAAGATCCTCGGGGACGACAGCATCAAGGTCAGTTGCACTGCCGTGCGGATTCCCACCCTGCGCACGCACAGCGAGGCCATCACGCTGGAACTGGAGCACCCGGCCACGCCCGATGAGATCCGCGAGTTGCTGAGCAGCGCCCCTGGCGTGGAAGTGCGTGACAACCCCGGCGGCAAGCTTTATCCCATGCCGCTGACCGCCAGTGGCAAGTACGACGTGGAGGTGGGCCGCATCCGCCAGAGCCTGGTGTTCGACGGCGGCATCGACCTGTTCGTGGCTGGTGACCAACTCCTGAAAGGCGCCGCGCTGAACGCCGTGCAGATCGCCGAGTACCTTCAGGAACACGGTGCCATCAAGCAAAAGGCAGGCGTGTAA
- a CDS encoding proline--tRNA ligase, translating to MQLSQVLFSTRREAPADAETRGTQLLVRAGFVRKVGSGLYANLPMMQRVLNKLEGLIRSELDGLSQEVSLPVLQPEALWRESGRWETLALAEGIMFTVADRAGRAHALAPTHEEVAVDVVRGLVHSYRDLPVSVYQFGRKFRDELRPRFGLLRTREFVMKDAYSFHADEADLHSHFEAMSAAYARILTRLDLQWRAVEADSGSIGGSASREFMVLADVGEDEILFTPDGEYAANIERAVSLASEAPDSPFRSFQKHHTPDTPTVASACAVLGCEAAYMMKNVLYDAVTADGLLTPVLVSLRGDHSVNSVKLWNAVQQRLEGTLVSLEVAQTEKWATGDLTLGFIAPDVPDSVIARRDGVRGTFLRLCDSEASKLRHFATGANETDHHVTGANWGTDFALPAVVDVRQAQAGERAVHDPAQVLQSARGIEMGHVFKLGTKYSAAMNATFTDANNLDRPFQMGCYGLGVTRLAQAVAEQLADERGLNWPASIAPFDVMLTVVDTQHPAQRRVAEQLYAELRQAGLEVLLDDRPERAGAKFADAELTGIPHRVTIGRGAEQDEVEVTHRRSGERVTLPTTAVQAFLQK from the coding sequence ATGCAGTTATCTCAGGTTCTTTTTTCGACGCGGCGGGAGGCGCCGGCGGACGCGGAGACGCGCGGCACGCAGTTGCTGGTGAGGGCGGGGTTCGTGCGCAAGGTGGGCAGCGGCCTGTACGCCAACCTGCCCATGATGCAGCGCGTGCTGAACAAACTGGAAGGGCTGATTCGCAGCGAACTGGACGGGCTTTCGCAGGAGGTGAGCCTTCCGGTATTGCAACCCGAGGCGTTGTGGCGCGAGTCCGGGCGCTGGGAGACGCTGGCGCTGGCCGAGGGCATCATGTTCACGGTGGCTGACAGGGCCGGGCGTGCCCACGCACTGGCGCCGACGCACGAGGAAGTGGCGGTGGACGTCGTGCGCGGCCTGGTGCACAGCTACCGTGACCTGCCGGTCAGCGTGTACCAGTTCGGCCGCAAGTTCCGCGACGAATTACGCCCGCGCTTCGGGCTGCTGCGCACGCGCGAATTCGTAATGAAGGACGCCTACAGTTTCCACGCGGACGAAGCCGACCTGCACTCGCATTTCGAGGCCATGAGTGCCGCATACGCCCGCATCCTGACCCGCCTGGACCTGCAGTGGCGCGCGGTGGAGGCCGACAGCGGCAGCATCGGCGGGTCGGCCAGCCGCGAATTCATGGTGCTGGCCGACGTGGGCGAGGACGAGATTCTGTTCACGCCGGACGGCGAGTACGCCGCGAACATCGAAAGAGCAGTGTCCCTGGCGAGCGAAGCGCCGGACAGTCCCTTCCGGTCGTTTCAGAAGCACCACACGCCGGACACGCCGACGGTGGCGAGTGCCTGCGCCGTGCTGGGCTGCGAGGCGGCGTACATGATGAAAAACGTGCTGTACGACGCCGTGACCGCCGACGGGCTGCTGACGCCGGTATTGGTCAGTCTGCGCGGCGATCACTCCGTGAACAGCGTGAAACTCTGGAACGCCGTACAGCAAAGGCTTGAAGGCACACTGGTCAGTCTGGAGGTCGCGCAGACGGAGAAATGGGCGACAGGTGATCTGACGCTGGGCTTCATCGCGCCGGACGTGCCGGACAGCGTGATCGCGCGGCGCGACGGCGTCCGGGGAACCTTCCTGCGCCTGTGCGACTCGGAAGCCTCGAAACTGCGGCATTTTGCGACGGGTGCAAACGAAACCGACCATCACGTGACCGGGGCGAACTGGGGCACGGATTTTGCCCTGCCTGCGGTGGTGGACGTGAGGCAGGCGCAGGCGGGCGAACGGGCCGTGCATGACCCGGCTCAGGTTCTCCAGTCGGCGCGGGGTATCGAGATGGGTCACGTGTTTAAACTGGGCACGAAGTACAGCGCCGCCATGAACGCCACATTCACCGACGCGAACAACCTGGACAGGCCGTTCCAGATGGGGTGTTACGGCCTGGGCGTCACGCGGCTGGCACAGGCAGTGGCCGAACAACTCGCCGACGAGCGAGGCCTGAACTGGCCCGCCAGCATCGCCCCCTTCGATGTGATGCTGACCGTGGTGGACACCCAGCACCCGGCGCAGAGGAGGGTGGCCGAGCAGCTTTACGCCGAGCTGCGGCAGGCGGGGCTGGAGGTGCTGCTGGATGACCGCCCGGAACGCGCCGGAGCCAAGTTTGCCGACGCCGAACTGACCGGTATTCCCCACCGCGTGACCATTGGGCGCGGGGCCGAGCAGGACGAAGTGGAGGTAACCCACCGGCGTTCCGGCGAGCGGGTGACCTTGCCCACCACAGCGGTTCAGGCTTTCCTGCAAAAGTAA
- a CDS encoding rhomboid family intramembrane serine protease, translating into MQRRPGQALTPHRRPPVVEAGVLTTLLVVGVWTQELLDLFVLGGQLDYYGIEPRQPGTFWHIFSAPFLHAGLPHLIANTVPLAVLAFMSALRSVGRFLAATFLIVLIGGTLVWLFGRSSIHLGASELIFGYLAYLLGVGWWERTPAAIGVALVALFLYGGILWGVLPTNPVVSWEAHLFGFLGGVVAALLLHGRRRGPGKQVP; encoded by the coding sequence ATGCAGCGACGCCCCGGCCAGGCCCTGACTCCGCACCGCCGCCCGCCCGTGGTGGAGGCCGGCGTGCTGACGACGCTGCTGGTGGTGGGCGTGTGGACGCAGGAATTGCTGGACCTGTTCGTGCTGGGCGGGCAGCTGGATTACTACGGCATCGAGCCGCGCCAGCCGGGCACCTTCTGGCACATCTTCAGCGCGCCGTTTCTGCACGCGGGGTTGCCACACCTGATCGCCAACACCGTGCCGCTGGCGGTGCTGGCCTTCATGAGTGCGCTGCGCAGCGTGGGGCGCTTCCTGGCGGCCACCTTCCTGATCGTGCTGATCGGGGGCACGCTGGTGTGGCTGTTCGGGCGCAGCAGCATTCACCTGGGGGCCAGCGAACTGATTTTCGGTTACCTGGCGTACCTGCTGGGCGTGGGCTGGTGGGAGCGCACCCCGGCCGCCATCGGGGTGGCGCTGGTGGCCCTGTTTTTATACGGCGGCATCCTGTGGGGGGTGCTGCCGACCAACCCGGTGGTGTCGTGGGAAGCGCACCTGTTCGGTTTCCTGGGCGGCGTGGTGGCGGCGCTGCTTCTCCATGGGCGTCGCAGGGGGCCAGGCAAACAAGTACCTTAG
- a CDS encoding glutaminyl-peptide cyclotransferase, whose protein sequence is MRLPPSFLLPSLLLLFAAVSAAPAPAAAPATLKPVVVARYPHDPEAFTEGLQYLGAGNYIESTGDGPGGSPSGVRLTDLKTGRVQRQIRTPLAGAFGEGVTVLGGAAYHLTWKDGVAFALDAHTLQEFQRYRYKGEGWGLTTDGQQLIMSDGSPVIVWRAPKTFAVTRSITVTANGQAVKNLNELEYVQGQLYANIWLTDRIARIDPQTGKVTAWIDVSRLTREASAAADKRGRPLTFDDVANGIAFVPERGTLLLTGKRWTTLFEVRLPGVKAEKPAK, encoded by the coding sequence ATGCGGTTGCCCCCCTCATTCTTGCTGCCCTCACTTCTGCTGCTGTTCGCCGCCGTGTCCGCCGCGCCTGCTCCTGCTGCGGCCCCCGCCACCCTGAAGCCGGTGGTGGTGGCCCGTTACCCGCACGACCCCGAAGCCTTTACTGAAGGCTTACAGTACCTGGGGGCCGGCAATTACATCGAGAGCACCGGGGACGGGCCGGGCGGCAGCCCGTCGGGCGTGCGGCTCACGGACCTGAAGACGGGCCGGGTACAGCGCCAGATCAGGACGCCGCTGGCGGGGGCCTTTGGCGAGGGCGTGACGGTGCTGGGCGGCGCGGCCTACCACCTGACCTGGAAAGACGGCGTGGCCTTTGCGCTCGACGCGCACACCTTGCAGGAGTTCCAGCGTTACCGCTACAAGGGCGAGGGCTGGGGGCTGACCACCGACGGCCAGCAGCTGATCATGAGTGACGGTTCCCCCGTGATCGTGTGGCGCGCCCCGAAAACCTTCGCGGTGACGCGCTCGATTACGGTCACGGCGAACGGACAGGCTGTGAAGAACCTGAACGAACTGGAGTACGTGCAGGGACAGCTGTACGCCAACATCTGGCTGACCGACCGGATCGCGCGGATTGACCCGCAGACCGGGAAAGTCACGGCCTGGATCGACGTCTCCAGGCTCACGCGCGAAGCCAGCGCCGCTGCCGACAAACGCGGGCGCCCCCTGACCTTCGACGACGTGGCCAACGGCATCGCTTTTGTGCCGGAGCGCGGCACGCTGCTGCTGACCGGCAAACGCTGGACGACCCTCTTCGAGGTGCGCCTGCCCGGCGTGAAGGCCGAGAAACCCGCGAAATAA
- a CDS encoding cation:proton antiporter, which produces MPLGQLFLELGTVILVLALVGRLAGRIGITPIPLYLLAGIVVQVVMHLGEAPEHFIHTGGEIGAVLLLFTLGLEYTSDELRSNLKANSRIGVLDFALNFTPGLLAGLLLGFPALGAVLLGGVTYLTSSGIASKILADLGRLGNRETPTILAVCVLEDVVMAVYLPVVAALLLGGTLLAVGLNLFVALAAFGAAFFLAMRYGHVLSRVMNVGSNEALLLGVLGLVLVVAGVADLLKVSAAIGAFLVGIALSGEVAERARHQIEPLRDLFAAVFFVLFGLQLELDRVPDVLVPALLLALVTSLTKFWVGWQGAARAGVQTRGRFRAGTTLIPRGEFSILIAGLGLTTVPTLGPLAAVYVLVTAIIGPVLARFDGQLAPLLERKKPQPAQGG; this is translated from the coding sequence GCTGTACCTGCTCGCGGGCATCGTGGTGCAGGTGGTCATGCACCTGGGCGAAGCGCCCGAGCATTTCATTCATACCGGCGGTGAGATCGGCGCGGTGCTGCTGCTGTTCACGCTGGGCCTGGAATACACCAGTGACGAGCTGCGCAGCAACCTGAAAGCCAACAGCCGCATCGGCGTGCTGGATTTCGCGCTGAACTTCACGCCGGGGCTGCTGGCGGGCCTGCTGCTGGGCTTTCCGGCGCTGGGCGCGGTGCTGCTGGGCGGCGTAACGTACCTGACTTCCAGCGGCATTGCCAGCAAGATTCTGGCCGACCTGGGCCGCCTGGGGAACCGCGAGACGCCCACCATTCTGGCGGTGTGCGTGCTGGAGGACGTGGTCATGGCCGTTTATCTGCCGGTGGTGGCGGCGCTGCTGCTGGGCGGCACCTTGCTCGCCGTTGGGCTCAACCTGTTCGTGGCGCTGGCGGCCTTCGGAGCGGCGTTTTTCCTGGCGATGCGTTACGGGCACGTGCTGAGCCGCGTCATGAACGTCGGGAGCAACGAGGCGCTGCTGCTGGGCGTGCTGGGCCTGGTGCTGGTGGTGGCGGGCGTGGCTGACCTGCTGAAAGTCAGCGCCGCCATCGGGGCTTTCCTGGTGGGTATCGCGCTCTCGGGTGAGGTGGCGGAGCGCGCCCGGCACCAGATCGAGCCGCTGCGCGACCTGTTCGCCGCCGTGTTCTTCGTGTTGTTCGGCCTGCAACTGGAACTTGACCGCGTGCCGGACGTGCTGGTGCCGGCGCTGCTGCTGGCGCTGGTCACCAGCCTCACCAAATTCTGGGTGGGGTGGCAGGGCGCCGCCCGCGCCGGCGTGCAGACGCGGGGTCGCTTCCGCGCCGGCACCACCCTGATTCCACGCGGCGAATTCAGCATCCTGATCGCCGGGCTGGGCCTGACCACCGTGCCCACGCTGGGGCCACTGGCCGCCGTTTACGTGCTGGTCACCGCCATCATCGGCCCGGTGCTGGCCCGTTTCGACGGCCAGCTCGCGCCGCTGCTGGAAAGAAAGAAGCCGCAACCAGCACAGGGCGGATAG